A region of Homo sapiens chromosome X, GRCh38.p14 Primary Assembly DNA encodes the following proteins:
- the GPM6B gene encoding neuronal membrane glycoprotein M6-b isoform X4 translates to MQYVIYGIASFFFLYGIILLAEGFYTTSAVKELHGEFKTTACGRCISGMFVFLTYVLGVAWLGVFGFSAVPVFMFYNIWSTCEVIKSPQTNGTTGVEQICVDIRQYGIIPWNAFPGKICGSALENICNTNEFYMSYHLFIVACAGAGATVIALIHFLMILSSNWAYLKDASKMQAYQDIKAKEEQELQDIQSRSKEQLNSYT, encoded by the exons ATGCAGTATGTCATCTATGGAATTGCGTCCTTTTTCTTCTTGTATGGGATCATTCTGTTGGCAGAAGGCTTTTACACCACAAGTGCAGTGAAAGAACTGCACGGTGAGTTTAAAACAACCGCTTGTGGCCGATGCATCAGTGGAATG TTCGTTTTCCTCACCTATGTGCTTGGAGTGGCCTGGCTGGGTGTGTTTGGTTTCTCAGCGGTGCCCGTGTTTATGTTCTACAACATATGGTCAACTTGTGAAGTCATCAAGTCACCGCAGACCAACGGGACCACGGGTGTGGAGCAGATCTGTGTGGATATCCGACAATACG GTATCATTCCTTGGAATGCTTTCCCCGGAAAAATATGTGGCTCTGCCCTGGAGAACATCTGCAACACAAACGAG TTCTACATGTCCTATCACCTGTTCATTGTGGCCTGTGCAGGAGCTGGTGCCACCGTCATTGCCCTG ATCCACTTCCTCATGATACTGTCTTCTAACTGGGCTTACTTAAAGGATGCGAGCAAAATGCAGGCTTACCAGGATATCAAAGCAAAGGAAGAACAGGAACTGCAAGATATCCAGTCTCGGTCAAAAGAACAACTCAATTCTTACACATAA
- the GPM6B gene encoding neuronal membrane glycoprotein M6-b isoform X2, which translates to MKPAMETAAEENTEQSQERKGCFECCIKCLGGVPYASLVATILCFSGVALFCGCGHVALAGTVAILEQHFSTNASDHALLSEVIQLMQYVIYGIASFFFLYGIILLAEGFYTTSAVKELHGEFKTTACGRCISGMFVFLTYVLGVAWLGVFGFSAVPVFMFYNIWSTCEVIKSPQTNGTTGVEQICVDIRQYGIIPWNAFPGKICGSALENICNTNEFYMSYHLFIVACAGAGATVIALIHFLMILSSNWAYLKDASKMQAYQDIKAKEEQELQDIQSRSKEQLNSYT; encoded by the exons GCTGCTTTGAATGCTGCATCAAGTGTCTGGGAGGAGTCCCCTACGCCTCCCTGGTGGCCACCATCCTCTGCTTCTCCGGGGTGGCCTTATTCTGCGGCTGTGGGCATGTGGCTCTCGCAGGCACCGTGGCGATTCTTGAGCAACACTTCTCCACCAACGCCAGTGACCATGCCTTGCTGAGCGAGGT GATACAACTGATGCAGTATGTCATCTATGGAATTGCGTCCTTTTTCTTCTTGTATGGGATCATTCTGTTGGCAGAAGGCTTTTACACCACAAGTGCAGTGAAAGAACTGCACGGTGAGTTTAAAACAACCGCTTGTGGCCGATGCATCAGTGGAATG TTCGTTTTCCTCACCTATGTGCTTGGAGTGGCCTGGCTGGGTGTGTTTGGTTTCTCAGCGGTGCCCGTGTTTATGTTCTACAACATATGGTCAACTTGTGAAGTCATCAAGTCACCGCAGACCAACGGGACCACGGGTGTGGAGCAGATCTGTGTGGATATCCGACAATACG GTATCATTCCTTGGAATGCTTTCCCCGGAAAAATATGTGGCTCTGCCCTGGAGAACATCTGCAACACAAACGAG TTCTACATGTCCTATCACCTGTTCATTGTGGCCTGTGCAGGAGCTGGTGCCACCGTCATTGCCCTG ATCCACTTCCTCATGATACTGTCTTCTAACTGGGCTTACTTAAAGGATGCGAGCAAAATGCAGGCTTACCAGGATATCAAAGCAAAGGAAGAACAGGAACTGCAAGATATCCAGTCTCGGTCAAAAGAACAACTCAATTCTTACACATAA
- the GPM6B gene encoding neuronal membrane glycoprotein M6-b isoform 5 (isoform 5 is encoded by transcript variant 5) produces MGCFECCIKCLGGVPYASLVATILCFSGVALFCGCGHVALAGTVAILEQHFSTNASDHALLSEVIQLMQYVIYGIASFFFLYGIILLAEGFYTTSAVKELHGEFKTTACGRCISGMFVFLTYVLGVAWLGVFGFSAVPVFMFYNIWSTCEVIKSPQTNGTTGVEQICVDIRQYGIIPWNAFPGKICGSALENICNTNEFYMSYHLFIVACAGAGATVIALIHFLMILSSNWAYLKDASKMQAYQDIKAKEEQELQDIQSRSKEQLNSYT; encoded by the exons GCTGCTTTGAATGCTGCATCAAGTGTCTGGGAGGAGTCCCCTACGCCTCCCTGGTGGCCACCATCCTCTGCTTCTCCGGGGTGGCCTTATTCTGCGGCTGTGGGCATGTGGCTCTCGCAGGCACCGTGGCGATTCTTGAGCAACACTTCTCCACCAACGCCAGTGACCATGCCTTGCTGAGCGAGGT GATACAACTGATGCAGTATGTCATCTATGGAATTGCGTCCTTTTTCTTCTTGTATGGGATCATTCTGTTGGCAGAAGGCTTTTACACCACAAGTGCAGTGAAAGAACTGCACGGTGAGTTTAAAACAACCGCTTGTGGCCGATGCATCAGTGGAATG TTCGTTTTCCTCACCTATGTGCTTGGAGTGGCCTGGCTGGGTGTGTTTGGTTTCTCAGCGGTGCCCGTGTTTATGTTCTACAACATATGGTCAACTTGTGAAGTCATCAAGTCACCGCAGACCAACGGGACCACGGGTGTGGAGCAGATCTGTGTGGATATCCGACAATACG GTATCATTCCTTGGAATGCTTTCCCCGGAAAAATATGTGGCTCTGCCCTGGAGAACATCTGCAACACAAACGAG TTCTACATGTCCTATCACCTGTTCATTGTGGCCTGTGCAGGAGCTGGTGCCACCGTCATTGCCCTG ATCCACTTCCTCATGATACTGTCTTCTAACTGGGCTTACTTAAAGGATGCGAGCAAAATGCAGGCTTACCAGGATATCAAAGCAAAGGAAGAACAGGAACTGCAAGATATCCAGTCTCGGTCAAAAGAACAACTCAATTCTTACACATAA
- the GPM6B gene encoding neuronal membrane glycoprotein M6-b isoform 3 (isoform 3 is encoded by transcript variant 3), whose product MKPAMETAAEENTEQSQERKGCFECCIKCLGGVPYASLVATILCFSGVALFCGCGHVALAGTVAILEQHFSTNASDHALLSEVIQLMQYVIYGIASFFFLYGIILLAEGFYTTSAVKELHGEFKTTACGRCISGMFVFLTYVLGVAWLGVFGFSAVPVFMFYNIWSTCEVIKSPQTNGTTGVEQICVDIRQYGIIPWNAFPGKICGSALENICNTNEFYMSYHLFIVACAGAGATVIALLIYMMATTYNYAVLKFKSREDCCTKF is encoded by the exons GCTGCTTTGAATGCTGCATCAAGTGTCTGGGAGGAGTCCCCTACGCCTCCCTGGTGGCCACCATCCTCTGCTTCTCCGGGGTGGCCTTATTCTGCGGCTGTGGGCATGTGGCTCTCGCAGGCACCGTGGCGATTCTTGAGCAACACTTCTCCACCAACGCCAGTGACCATGCCTTGCTGAGCGAGGT GATACAACTGATGCAGTATGTCATCTATGGAATTGCGTCCTTTTTCTTCTTGTATGGGATCATTCTGTTGGCAGAAGGCTTTTACACCACAAGTGCAGTGAAAGAACTGCACGGTGAGTTTAAAACAACCGCTTGTGGCCGATGCATCAGTGGAATG TTCGTTTTCCTCACCTATGTGCTTGGAGTGGCCTGGCTGGGTGTGTTTGGTTTCTCAGCGGTGCCCGTGTTTATGTTCTACAACATATGGTCAACTTGTGAAGTCATCAAGTCACCGCAGACCAACGGGACCACGGGTGTGGAGCAGATCTGTGTGGATATCCGACAATACG GTATCATTCCTTGGAATGCTTTCCCCGGAAAAATATGTGGCTCTGCCCTGGAGAACATCTGCAACACAAACGAG TTCTACATGTCCTATCACCTGTTCATTGTGGCCTGTGCAGGAGCTGGTGCCACCGTCATTGCCCTG CTGATCTACATGATGGCTACTACATATAACTATGCGGTTTTGAAGTTTAAGAGTCGGGAAGATTGCTGCACTAAATTCTAA
- the GPM6B gene encoding neuronal membrane glycoprotein M6-b isoform 4 (isoform 4 is encoded by transcript variant 4): MGCFECCIKCLGGVPYASLVATILCFSGVALFCGCGHVALAGTVAILEQHFSTNASDHALLSEVIQLMQYVIYGIASFFFLYGIILLAEGFYTTSAVKELHGEFKTTACGRCISGMFVFLTYVLGVAWLGVFGFSAVPVFMFYNIWSTCEVIKSPQTNGTTGVEQICVDIRQYGIIPWNAFPGKICGSALENICNTNEFYMSYHLFIVACAGAGATVIALLIYMMATTYNYAVLKFKSREDCCTKF; this comes from the exons GCTGCTTTGAATGCTGCATCAAGTGTCTGGGAGGAGTCCCCTACGCCTCCCTGGTGGCCACCATCCTCTGCTTCTCCGGGGTGGCCTTATTCTGCGGCTGTGGGCATGTGGCTCTCGCAGGCACCGTGGCGATTCTTGAGCAACACTTCTCCACCAACGCCAGTGACCATGCCTTGCTGAGCGAGGT GATACAACTGATGCAGTATGTCATCTATGGAATTGCGTCCTTTTTCTTCTTGTATGGGATCATTCTGTTGGCAGAAGGCTTTTACACCACAAGTGCAGTGAAAGAACTGCACGGTGAGTTTAAAACAACCGCTTGTGGCCGATGCATCAGTGGAATG TTCGTTTTCCTCACCTATGTGCTTGGAGTGGCCTGGCTGGGTGTGTTTGGTTTCTCAGCGGTGCCCGTGTTTATGTTCTACAACATATGGTCAACTTGTGAAGTCATCAAGTCACCGCAGACCAACGGGACCACGGGTGTGGAGCAGATCTGTGTGGATATCCGACAATACG GTATCATTCCTTGGAATGCTTTCCCCGGAAAAATATGTGGCTCTGCCCTGGAGAACATCTGCAACACAAACGAG TTCTACATGTCCTATCACCTGTTCATTGTGGCCTGTGCAGGAGCTGGTGCCACCGTCATTGCCCTG CTGATCTACATGATGGCTACTACATATAACTATGCGGTTTTGAAGTTTAAGAGTCGGGAAGATTGCTGCACTAAATTCTAA